A single region of the Microbulbifer sp. MKSA007 genome encodes:
- a CDS encoding thioredoxin family protein gives MLLDTPVCDFGWKAPDFTLKDPDGKSFRMSDHLGSKGLLIAFICNHCPYVQAIANRLAEDVRELQGLGINVLAVMSNDYRDYQIDSPPYMAKFARDHGFTFPYLVDEDQSVGRAYQAVCTPDFFGLNKDGELQYRGRIDDAGMGIPAGRTRELVNAMKLIAETEAGPEKQLPSMGCSIKWSGNYN, from the coding sequence ATGTTACTAGATACACCAGTATGTGATTTCGGATGGAAAGCCCCAGACTTTACCTTGAAAGACCCTGACGGCAAGAGCTTTCGAATGTCGGACCATCTGGGAAGCAAGGGGCTGTTGATTGCATTTATCTGCAATCACTGCCCCTATGTTCAGGCGATTGCAAATCGTTTAGCTGAGGATGTGCGAGAACTACAAGGGCTGGGAATTAATGTTCTGGCCGTTATGTCAAACGATTATCGCGATTACCAGATTGACAGTCCTCCTTATATGGCGAAGTTTGCCCGAGACCATGGGTTTACTTTCCCCTATTTGGTTGATGAAGATCAGTCCGTAGGGAGAGCTTACCAGGCGGTATGTACACCAGACTTCTTCGGGCTGAATAAGGATGGAGAGCTCCAATATCGAGGCCGAATCGATGATGCGGGAATGGGAATCCCGGCAGGCCGAACCAGGGAGCTTGTCAATGCAATGAAGTTGATCGCAGAGACTGAGGCAGGGCCGGAAAAGCAGCTGCCAAGTATGGGGTGCTCTATTAAATGGAGTGGTAACTATAACTGA
- a CDS encoding SDR family oxidoreductase, which yields MGKAITEGLLDAGAVKVYTAVRDLASVRQLVQKYGERVVPIEFDLSREETIQSAVKVAGDVNLVVSNAGVVKLSTPLDDDAVESFKYQMEGNVYPLINLAKAFGPVLKSNGGGVFVQMNSLASIKNFLPFTGYSGSKAAAFAVTQGLREVWAEQGTQVISVIAGPIKTDMADSAGMGEGAPPASIVFDGIMKALTTGEFFVYPDEMAQEVAKIYTPFAKSVLEIES from the coding sequence ATCGGCAAGGCCATTACAGAGGGACTGTTGGATGCGGGCGCGGTCAAAGTGTATACCGCTGTTCGCGATCTAGCCTCGGTACGGCAGCTCGTCCAAAAATATGGCGAAAGGGTCGTCCCCATTGAATTTGATCTTTCACGTGAAGAAACCATTCAAAGCGCTGTAAAGGTTGCCGGTGATGTTAATTTGGTTGTCTCAAATGCGGGCGTAGTGAAGCTATCGACCCCCTTGGACGATGATGCTGTGGAAAGCTTCAAGTATCAAATGGAGGGCAATGTTTACCCACTAATAAACCTGGCCAAAGCGTTTGGCCCTGTTTTGAAATCTAATGGTGGGGGTGTCTTTGTCCAAATGAACTCACTGGCATCCATCAAAAATTTTCTCCCATTTACCGGTTACTCCGGCTCAAAGGCGGCTGCCTTTGCAGTAACTCAGGGTTTGAGGGAAGTCTGGGCGGAGCAGGGGACTCAAGTTATCAGTGTTATTGCTGGTCCAATCAAGACGGATATGGCCGACTCCGCAGGCATGGGAGAGGGCGCCCCTCCAGCGAGCATCGTGTTCGATGGCATTATGAAGGCACTAACAACGGGTGAATTTTTTGTTTATCCAGATGAGATGGCTCAAGAGGTCGCAAAAATTTACACTCCCTTTGCCAAGAGCGTACTTGAGATCGAAAGCTAA
- a CDS encoding carboxymuconolactone decarboxylase family protein, with amino-acid sequence MMATFKTHTIESAPVAAQPLLAGAKKSMGFVPNLFATMSEAPALLEGYTTLAGIFDKTNLSETERQIILMTNNRLNGCRYCMAAHTSISQMAGVETEIIEALRSNTPIADEKLEALRTFSAVVNESRGWPTEEQVSAFLAAGYTQQSVLEVVLGTALKVMSNYTNHIAETVLDSAFAVNEWTPEGEAVA; translated from the coding sequence ATGATGGCTACTTTCAAGACTCACACGATTGAATCCGCTCCTGTTGCTGCTCAGCCTCTTCTTGCAGGCGCGAAGAAATCGATGGGCTTTGTGCCCAATCTATTCGCAACTATGTCAGAGGCCCCCGCATTACTTGAGGGTTATACGACCTTGGCGGGAATTTTCGATAAAACCAATCTTTCCGAGACAGAGCGCCAAATCATCTTAATGACAAACAACCGCCTGAACGGGTGCCGTTACTGTATGGCTGCTCACACATCCATTTCCCAAATGGCCGGTGTTGAAACGGAAATTATTGAAGCATTGCGTAGTAACACACCGATTGCAGATGAAAAGCTTGAGGCATTACGTACATTTTCTGCGGTAGTGAATGAAAGCCGTGGCTGGCCGACGGAGGAACAAGTTAGCGCTTTCCTTGCTGCTGGCTACACGCAGCAGAGCGTACTGGAAGTGGTTCTAGGTACCGCTTTAAAAGTCATGTCGAATTATACAAATCACATTGCCGAGACCGTCCTGGATAGTGCCTTTGCAGTTAATGAGTGGACTCCCGAAGGAGAGGCAGTGGCCTGA
- a CDS encoding TetR/AcrR family transcriptional regulator: MPWEKSFDVDSAVDKATEAFWKKGFEATSLADLLKATGLTKGSFYNAFGSKKQLFTLSLLKYEREQRRDVMARLESLEDPIGAISQLFDSLIEQSLADPEKKGCFLVNTALDMPNLDSDIGDSVKKGLRDTESFFARQVRLGIEKGVISDRVDPEVCANSLLTLLVGLRVLARGVFNKESLSRIKVQALDLLR, encoded by the coding sequence ATGCCGTGGGAGAAAAGTTTCGATGTCGATAGCGCAGTCGATAAAGCGACGGAAGCTTTTTGGAAGAAAGGCTTTGAAGCGACTTCTCTGGCCGACCTGCTCAAAGCTACTGGGCTGACTAAAGGGAGCTTTTATAATGCCTTTGGCAGTAAGAAGCAGCTTTTTACCCTGAGTTTACTCAAGTATGAGAGAGAGCAGCGGCGCGACGTAATGGCCCGGCTTGAGTCGTTGGAAGATCCTATCGGCGCTATCAGTCAGCTTTTCGACTCCCTAATTGAACAAAGCCTTGCAGATCCGGAAAAGAAGGGCTGCTTTTTGGTTAATACCGCACTCGATATGCCTAACCTGGATAGCGATATTGGGGATTCTGTAAAAAAGGGCTTGCGGGATACTGAGTCATTTTTTGCAAGGCAGGTTCGCCTGGGGATAGAGAAAGGTGTGATATCTGATCGAGTAGACCCGGAAGTCTGCGCCAATAGTTTACTGACTCTTTTAGTCGGCTTGCGAGTGTTGGCACGTGGAGTTTTTAATAAGGAAAGCCTCTCCAGAATTAAGGTACAGGCATTAGACTTGCTGCGTTGA